The Hordeum vulgare subsp. vulgare unplaced genomic scaffold, MorexV3_pseudomolecules_assembly, whole genome shotgun sequence genome includes a window with the following:
- the LOC123421069 gene encoding photosystem II protein D1-like, producing MIPTLLTATSVFIIAFIAAPPVDIDGIREPVSGSLLYGNNIISGAIIPTSAAIGLHFYPIWEAASVDEWLYNGGPYELIVLHFLLGVACYMGREWELSFRLGMRPWIAVAYSAPVAAATAVFLIYPIGQGSFSDGMPLGISGTFNFMIVFQAEHNILMHPFHMLGVAGVFGGSLFSAMHGSLVTSSLIRETTENESANEGYKFGQEEETYNIVAAHGYFGRLIFQYASFNNSRSLHFFLAAWPVVGIWFTALGISTMAFNLNGFNFNQSVVDSQGRVINTWADIINRANLGMEVMHERNAHNFPLDLAAVEVPAING from the coding sequence ATGATCCCTACCTTATTGACCGCAACTTCTGTATTTATTATCGCCTTCATCGCTGCCCCTCCAGTAGATATTGATGGTATTCGCGAGCCTGTTTCTGGTTCTTTACTTTATGGAAACAATATTATCTCTGGTGCTATTATTCCTACTTCTGCGGCGATCGGATTGCACTTTTACCCAATTTGGGAAGCTGCATCTGTTGATGAGTGGTTATACAATGGTGGTCCTTATGAGCTAATTGTTCTACACTTCTTACTTGGTGTAGCTTGTTATATGGGTCGTGAGTGGGAACTTAGTTTCCGTCTGGGTATGCGTCCTTGGATTGCTGTTGCATATTCAGCTCCTGTTGCAGCTGCTACTGCTGTTTTCTTGATTTACCCTATTGGTCAAGGAAGCTTTTCTGATGGTATGCCTTTAGGAATCTCTGGTACTTTCAACTTTATGATTGTATTCCAGGCAGAGCACAACATCCTTATGCATCCATTCCACATGTTAGGTGTAGCTGGTGTATTCGGCGGTTCCCTATTCAGTGCTATGCATGGTTCCTTGGTAACCTCTAGTTTGATCAGGGAAACTACTGAAAATGAATCTGCTAATGAGGGTTACAAATTTGGTCAAGAGGAAGAGACTTATAATATTGTGGCTGCTCATGGTTATTTTGGCCGATTAATCTTCCAATATGCTAGTTTCAACAACTCTCGTTCTTTACACTTCTTCTTGGCTGCTTGGCCTGTAGTAGGAATCTGGTTCACTGCTTTAGGTATTAGTACTATGGCTTTCAACCTAAATGGTTTCAATTTCAACCAATCTGTAGTTGATAGTCAAGGTCGCGTTATTAATACTTGGGCTGATATCATCAACCGTGCTAACCTTGGTATGGAAGTAATGCACGAACGTAATGCTCACAACTTCCCTCTAGACTTAGCTGCTGTTGAAGTTCCAGCTATTAATGGATAA